Proteins encoded in a region of the Enterococcus gilvus ATCC BAA-350 genome:
- a CDS encoding TetR/AcrR family transcriptional regulator produces the protein MKEVVKDPKKEKKILETSTKLFGQYGYRETKTDQIAEEAGVSKGLLFHYYGNKGALYQATYVYASEFFYQRIDYSVWTQASDLLEMVVDATKYKIELQLTYPHEFDFLMKAYAEMPLLPESLKEAMTARLNADVHHNLTLTDEVISKLPLRPDVQESDVLETIYAVLTSETTKIQQELAQHPEWKTIEDLMPVIDRMKRKLKILEYGFIEH, from the coding sequence AGATCCCAAGAAGGAAAAAAAGATCCTTGAAACAAGTACGAAATTATTTGGGCAGTATGGCTATCGTGAGACAAAGACGGATCAAATCGCGGAGGAAGCGGGGGTATCAAAGGGGCTTTTGTTTCATTATTATGGCAATAAAGGTGCGCTGTACCAAGCGACTTACGTGTACGCCTCCGAATTTTTCTATCAACGCATCGACTATTCGGTTTGGACACAAGCCTCGGACCTGTTGGAGATGGTCGTCGATGCGACAAAATATAAGATCGAGCTTCAGCTAACGTATCCTCATGAGTTTGATTTTTTGATGAAGGCTTACGCGGAAATGCCTCTGCTGCCGGAGTCACTCAAAGAAGCCATGACCGCACGACTCAATGCAGATGTCCATCATAACTTGACCTTGACCGACGAAGTCATCAGCAAGCTGCCTTTGCGTCCAGATGTTCAAGAAAGTGATGTCTTAGAAACGATCTACGCAGTTTTAACGAGTGAGACCACCAAGATTCAGCAAGAGCTGGCGCAGCATCCCGAATGGAAAACCATCGAAGATCTGATGCCGGTGATCGATCGCATGAAACGAAAACTAAAAATCCTCGAATATGGGTTTATTGAGCATTAA